In Stigmatopora argus isolate UIUO_Sarg chromosome 10, RoL_Sarg_1.0, whole genome shotgun sequence, the following proteins share a genomic window:
- the il15l gene encoding interleukin 15, like isoform X2, whose amino-acid sequence MLCEGCKYYTPNSTHFKACPADTLKCFSEEVEVLLSEWEIQPKPRDLHEGLVFLAADQSRTGSDAGIERGEAGHVTATSRASQRKEVTSLPSETSRPSVQKEVTSFCTQAGRKRRRGPSQRREVVEKPEREATRREVERKEGDGLMGTFVCIVFAQGSRPCPPCELHPQKAIPQFLQQLLQTLQQAHNN is encoded by the exons ATGCTG TGTGAAGGCTGCAAATATTACACGCCAAACTCCACCCACTTCAAG GCGTGTCCCGCCGATACCCTGAAATGCTTCTCCGAGGAAGTTGAAGTTCTCCTCTCCGAGTGGGAAATCCAGCCCAAGCCGCGGGACTTGCACGAGGGCCTGGTCTTCTTGGCGGCGGACCAGAGCCGG ACGGGAAGTGACGCCGGCATCGAGAGAGGGGAAGCGGGCCACGTCACGGCCACGTCACGGGCAAGCCAGCGGAAGGAAGTGACGTCACTGCCAAGTGAGACGTCACGGCCAAGCGTGCAAAAGGAAGTGACGTCTTTTTGCACGCAAGCAGGAAGGAAACGACGTCGCGGGCCGTCGCAAAGGCGGGAAGTGGTGGAAAAACCCGAGCGTGAAGCGACACGACGAGAAGTGGAACGGAAAGAAGGCGACGGGTTGatggggacatttgtgtgcattgtgtttgcGCAGGGCAGCCGTCCGTGTCCTCCGTGCGAGCTCCACCCGCAAAAAGCCATCCCGCAATTCCTCCAGCAACTTCTTCAAACGCTGCAGCAGGCCCACAACAACTGA
- the il15l gene encoding interleukin 15, like isoform X3: MLKGSPQFLGLLCVTCMACVHAAVDLNYQVEYLMRQDALLCEGCKYYTPNSTHFKACPADTLKCFSEEVEVLLSEWEIQPKPRDLHEGLVFLAADQSRGSRPCPPCELHPQKAIPQFLQQLLQTLQQAHNN; the protein is encoded by the exons ATGCTAAAGGGAAGCCCACAATTCCTCGGCCTTTTGTGCGTGACTTGCATGGCTTGCGTGCACGCCGCTGTCGACCTCAACTACCAGGTGGAATATCTCATGAGGCAGGATGCCCTTTTG TGTGAAGGCTGCAAATATTACACGCCAAACTCCACCCACTTCAAG GCGTGTCCCGCCGATACCCTGAAATGCTTCTCCGAGGAAGTTGAAGTTCTCCTCTCCGAGTGGGAAATCCAGCCCAAGCCGCGGGACTTGCACGAGGGCCTGGTCTTCTTGGCGGCGGACCAGAGCCGG GGCAGCCGTCCGTGTCCTCCGTGCGAGCTCCACCCGCAAAAAGCCATCCCGCAATTCCTCCAGCAACTTCTTCAAACGCTGCAGCAGGCCCACAACAACTGA
- the il15l gene encoding interleukin 15, like isoform X1, which translates to MLKGSPQFLGLLCVTCMACVHAAVDLNYQVEYLMRQDALLCEGCKYYTPNSTHFKACPADTLKCFSEEVEVLLSEWEIQPKPRDLHEGLVFLAADQSRTGSDAGIERGEAGHVTATSRASQRKEVTSLPSETSRPSVQKEVTSFCTQAGRKRRRGPSQRREVVEKPEREATRREVERKEGDGLMGTFVCIVFAQGSRPCPPCELHPQKAIPQFLQQLLQTLQQAHNN; encoded by the exons ATGCTAAAGGGAAGCCCACAATTCCTCGGCCTTTTGTGCGTGACTTGCATGGCTTGCGTGCACGCCGCTGTCGACCTCAACTACCAGGTGGAATATCTCATGAGGCAGGATGCCCTTTTG TGTGAAGGCTGCAAATATTACACGCCAAACTCCACCCACTTCAAG GCGTGTCCCGCCGATACCCTGAAATGCTTCTCCGAGGAAGTTGAAGTTCTCCTCTCCGAGTGGGAAATCCAGCCCAAGCCGCGGGACTTGCACGAGGGCCTGGTCTTCTTGGCGGCGGACCAGAGCCGG ACGGGAAGTGACGCCGGCATCGAGAGAGGGGAAGCGGGCCACGTCACGGCCACGTCACGGGCAAGCCAGCGGAAGGAAGTGACGTCACTGCCAAGTGAGACGTCACGGCCAAGCGTGCAAAAGGAAGTGACGTCTTTTTGCACGCAAGCAGGAAGGAAACGACGTCGCGGGCCGTCGCAAAGGCGGGAAGTGGTGGAAAAACCCGAGCGTGAAGCGACACGACGAGAAGTGGAACGGAAAGAAGGCGACGGGTTGatggggacatttgtgtgcattgtgtttgcGCAGGGCAGCCGTCCGTGTCCTCCGTGCGAGCTCCACCCGCAAAAAGCCATCCCGCAATTCCTCCAGCAACTTCTTCAAACGCTGCAGCAGGCCCACAACAACTGA